GTTTTTAAAGAATGCCGGTGAAGTTGATCCTCACCGGTCATCGATTATATTAAAAAGTTGAACAGATAGCGTATTATTTCAATTCCATTTTGGACCATGAGATTTTTTCAAGATCCGCAATACCGAGATTCAGATTCTGGGAAAGCTCCATAAAAATTCTTCCCCGGGGATTATCCTCTTTCTGAACGCCCCTTTTAATCCTTTCTTTAATAACTATATCGTATCCAACGCGGTCAACAGCAACCGGATCAGTTCCGATAAGGACGGTTTTATATTCGCAGAAGAATTGCGGATTGGCGCCGGGCCCTCCGTTGAAACAGCCTTTAATTCCATCGGCAATATTCAGAACCACTTTATCCCGGAGAGGAGGAAAAGCATTTACTTCAGCGCACGTTTCAGCCCAGAGATATTTATGGAGGCGGCCTGTGTTTGTTACTGCTCCGTAAGCTAAATTTTTAAGACAGAGAGTAACGGAAGAGCCTGCGTTCTTAAGAATCGGAATGTTAATTATCTTATCCACCATTTCAGTTACGATTTTTGTAAAGTAGGAAAATTTCCCTTCGTTTACCATGTATGGAATTGTAGCGGAATCATATTTCTCTTCATAATCAGCCCAGTAGTACCACGTGGTATCAATCATTTTCAGGCTGTGGAGTTTTCCGTTCTCATCGTACATCGAGCCGTTTTCCGGTCGCTCCGTTCCTATAATTTTAATCCCCGGAAAATTTTCGTTATTGAATCCGGCTTCGAAGAGCTGCTCTTCGCGCCGGTCCCAAATAATAATGTTGCTTCTTGGCACCCCGGCATCTTCGAGCTGTTTTACGACTGCCTGCGTTACTTCAACGCTTGTTGAAAGTTGAGGTCCGGCAACAGGATTAACTTTTAGACCGATTCTGTCTTTCGGGGAAATAAATTTAAGCCATGCGCTTTTCAAATTATTTTGGCCTGTTAAGGAGAGCATCCCCTTGGCAACCATATCATATGCCGCCTGATAAATAATTTTACCGTCGGCCGTGCAGGCTGCGTGATCAACCTGCACCACTTTGCCCGGATAGAGACCCGGCATAGAAAAAGCGGTGCGTGGATACTTAAGAGCATCTTCAATATTTGTTTTCGGTTTTGAAGCAGGTTGTGTCTGACCTGTTGCGCTTGAGTAATCAATAATTATCAAGGCGGCAATCGTTGCAAAAAGACTTAATCTGATGAGTCCGGCGAGTTTCATTTTTTCATTCCATAGTTATTGGAAAAGTTACAGGTAAAATTATCGAGTTGAATTGAAAATGGCTAATTAAAACGGTGTATAAAAAAGCCCCGGTATTTCCGGGGCTTATTATTAAGTGATTAAATCAAAATTATTTTACGAGTATTAATTTCTTTGCTTCGCTGAATGATCCGGCTTCCAGCCTGTAGAAATAAATTCCGCTTGTTAGATTCTTAGCGTTGAAAGTTACGCTGTAAAAACCCGCGTGCTGCTCTTTGTCTACCAGTGCGGCAACTTCGTTACCGAGAATATCATAAACCCTCAACCTTACAAACGCGTAGGACGGTATCTGATAGCTGATCACCGTAGCCGGATTGAAAGGATTAGGATAATTTTGAAATAGCTGATAAGTATCCGGAAGTGTACTGGGAAATTCATTTACGTGTACAGTTCCGTCTTTCTGCCATACGCTGACCTTCCCGCCGTAAAATGTGCCGGTGACTATTCGTGTCCCATCATAACTATAATTAAGTCTGTTAACCTGAGAGTTGTGCAGACCTCTGAATAGTGTTGTTCCATCAGCCATATCAAAAACATTCAGGTACTTATCGCTGGAGCCTGTTGCCAGTCTTGTCCCGTCCGGAGAGGATCTAATAACATTGTGAGAATTTGAACCGTTGATTACTTTGTCCCACTGCAGCGCTCCTGTTGTAACATCGAATACTCTTATATAACTGTTGTTGGATGAGAGAAAAACCTTTTTGCTGTCGGGCGTGAATCCGGAATCCAGAAACCGTTCGATTAAAGTATGAGTCCACCCGACGGAGCCCGAAGCCGCGTTGAGCATTGTAATTACCTGCCAGTCGGTCCCCACTATTATACTGTTTCCGTCGGGACTGAAATTTACGGTATAGATTATCGGTCCGCTTAAATGAGTCCAGATTTTGGTTCCGTTGATACTACTCCACAGGATTGCTTCTCTGTCGGAGAGGTCTCCTCCGCCGGAAATAACCTTGCTGCCGTCGTAACTGAATTTAATACTGTTTACCGGACCTTTTGTAGTTCCCTCCCAGACTTTAGAACCGTCTGATGTCCTTATCATCACAACTTTTCCGTTAACCCTGTCGGTTTCTTTTCCAACAACAATATGAGTTCCCTGATTGTTAAGATCCAGGCAATCGGCCGGCTGGTTGTTTATCCAGATCTGGCTTCCGTCCGATATGTTCAAAGCAAGGGTGCTGGCCCCTCCAATATAAACTTTCGACATATCGGGGCTGAACCTTCCGAATTCTGCAGCGGCGTTCTTGGACCAGATAAGCTGACCCGAAAGAGCGTCAAAAAGTTTTACAGAATTAGCCGATACGGTTCCTTCGATTGCAAGAATTTTCTTACCGTCGGGACTGAAGCAGACATCGAACATGTGATATCCGTGATCAGCGTTCCATATTAGAGTATATCCTTCTGATGATTGAGCGGGGATATCAGCGGCAGGGAAAACTATATAAAGAAATAAAAACGAAATAAAAATTTTTAATTTCATTAAACCTCCTTTATAACTGAATTTATTTGCGCTGTATGGTCTGCTTAAAATATTCTGGATTACAGTATGCCGGAGGAATTCACCGATCAAATCCGGGAGTTTTTTAAAATTCATTTTACGAACATCAAATTAAAGCATGATGAAAATAAAGTCAATTGAACTGTAAAAACGTATGTCAAAAACATAAATTGTCCCGGTGAATAAAAACACCCCGGTTGCAGCCGGGGTGCATTGAGAAAAACATCCTATGTTTTAAATCATTTTACGAGTATCAGTTTCTTTGCTTCGCTGAATGATCCGGCTTCCAGTCTGTAGAAATAGATTCCGCTTGTTAGATTCTTAGCGTTGAAAGTTACGCTGTAAAAACCCGCCTGCTGCTCTTTGTCTACCAGTGCGGCAACTTCGTTACCGAGAATATCATAAACCCTCAACCTTACAAACGCGGAAGACGGTATCTGATAGCTGATCACAGTTGTCGGATTGAAAGG
This Melioribacteraceae bacterium DNA region includes the following protein-coding sequences:
- a CDS encoding DUF362 domain-containing protein, which produces MKLAGLIRLSLFATIAALIIIDYSSATGQTQPASKPKTNIEDALKYPRTAFSMPGLYPGKVVQVDHAACTADGKIIYQAAYDMVAKGMLSLTGQNNLKSAWLKFISPKDRIGLKVNPVAGPQLSTSVEVTQAVVKQLEDAGVPRSNIIIWDRREEQLFEAGFNNENFPGIKIIGTERPENGSMYDENGKLHSLKMIDTTWYYWADYEEKYDSATIPYMVNEGKFSYFTKIVTEMVDKIINIPILKNAGSSVTLCLKNLAYGAVTNTGRLHKYLWAETCAEVNAFPPLRDKVVLNIADGIKGCFNGGPGANPQFFCEYKTVLIGTDPVAVDRVGYDIVIKERIKRGVQKEDNPRGRIFMELSQNLNLGIADLEKISWSKMELK
- a CDS encoding PQQ-binding-like beta-propeller repeat protein → MKLKIFISFLFLYIVFPAADIPAQSSEGYTLIWNADHGYHMFDVCFSPDGKKILAIEGTVSANSVKLFDALSGQLIWSKNAAAEFGRFSPDMSKVYIGGASTLALNISDGSQIWINNQPADCLDLNNQGTHIVVGKETDRVNGKVVMIRTSDGSKVWEGTTKGPVNSIKFSYDGSKVISGGGDLSDREAILWSSINGTKIWTHLSGPIIYTVNFSPDGNSIIVGTDWQVITMLNAASGSVGWTHTLIERFLDSGFTPDSKKVFLSSNNSYIRVFDVTTGALQWDKVINGSNSHNVIRSSPDGTRLATGSSDKYLNVFDMADGTTLFRGLHNSQVNRLNYSYDGTRIVTGTFYGGKVSVWQKDGTVHVNEFPSTLPDTYQLFQNYPNPFNPATVISYQIPSYAFVRLRVYDILGNEVAALVDKEQHAGFYSVTFNAKNLTSGIYFYRLEAGSFSEAKKLILVK